The sequence below is a genomic window from Thermanaerothrix sp..
TCCACTTCCTCCAGGTGAGGGACGGATCGGGGTTCATACAGGCGGTCATGGAGCGCAGCTCCGTGAGCGAGGAGCTCTTCGCCGCCGCCAAAGGCATATGGATCGAGGCCTCCGTGGAGGTGCAGGGCACCGTGCGGCGGGACGACAGGGCCCCGTCGGGGTACGAGCTGGGGGTCACGGACCTTAGGATAATATCCAACCCCACCGAGGAGTACCCCATATCCAAGAAGGAACACGGCATAGACTTCCTGCTGGACCACCGGCACCTGTGGCTCAGGAGCCGCCGGCAGAGGTGCATCATGTCCATACGGGACCGGGTCATCCTGTCCTGCCGCAACTTCCTCCACCGCAAGGGGTTCATGCTGGTGGACAGCCCCATACTCACGGGCTCCATCGGGGAGGGGGCCGACGGGCTCTTCGAGCTGGACTACTTCGACATGGGCAAGGCGTACCTGGCCCAGACGGGGCAGCTGTACCTGGAGGCCGCCGCGGCGGCCTACGGACGGGTCTACTGCTTCGGCCCCACCTTCAGGGCTGAGAAGTCAAAGACCCGCCGGCACCTCACGGAGTTCTGGATGATAGAGCCCGAGGCGGCCTTCTTCGAACACCAGGACAACATGGCCCTGCAGGAGGAGATGGTGTCCTTCATCGTCAAAGAGGTGCTGGAGCACCACGAGAAGGACCTGCTGTTCCTGGAGCGGGACGTGGACCAGCTCGCCAAGGCGGTGGACGGGCCCTTCCACCACATAACCTACGACGACGCGGTGAAGCTTCTCCAGAAGCTGGGAAGCGACATACCCTACGGGGACGACTTCGGCGGCGACGACGAGACCATGCTCACCCAGCAGTTCCAGCGGCCGGTGTTCGTGGAGTGCTACCCCAAGAAGGTGAAGGCCTTCTACATGAAGCAGCACCCGGAGCGGGAGGACCTGGTGCTATGCGACGACCTACTGGCCCCGGAGGGATACGGGGAGATAATCGGCGGCTCCCAGAGGGAGGACGATCTGGACCTATTGCTGTCCAGCATAAGGGCCCACGGCCTCCCGGAGGACTCCTACTCCTGGTACCTGGACCTGCGCCGTTACGGCTCCTTCCCCCACAGCGGCTTCGGCATGGGCATAGAACGGGCGGTAGCCTGGATATGCGGCCTTAAGCACATAAGGGAGGCAATACCGTGGCCCCGGACGATATACCGCTTGAACCCCTGAAGCTGCACCGGTCGGACTTCATCCGCTTTGACCCGGAGCCCCTCTACAGGGATCTGGGGGAGCTCATAGGGGACGGAAAGTGCGGAGGCAAGGCCAAGGGTCTTGCCTTCGCCAGGGCGGTGGTGGAGTCCTCCCCCCTAAGGGAGCTGGTGTCCTTCCCCGCCTTCTCCTTCTCCATCACCACCGAGGCCTTCTTCGACTTCGTGGATGGCAACCGCCTGGACTGGCTCTACGACGACCCATCCCAGGCGGACCTCGATTCCATGGCGGATGGGCTTTCCGTGGGGGAGGCTCTCAAGGGGGATCTCATGCGGATCCTTGAGAGGGCTGCGGGACTGCCCCTGGCGGTGCGGTCGAGCTCCCTTCTGGAGGACTCCCTGTCCCTATCGTTCGCGGGAAAGTACGAGACCTGTTTCGTGGCCGCCGGCACCCCCGACCAGGAGGGGCTGAACGCCCTTGAGGGGGCCCTCAAGCGGGTGTGGCTGTCGCTGTTCAACCCCTCCGCCAGGG
It includes:
- the asnS gene encoding asparagine--tRNA ligase; its protein translation is MSAPLIRICDLAPYEGKTVTIKGWVYNKRSSGKIHFLQVRDGSGFIQAVMERSSVSEELFAAAKGIWIEASVEVQGTVRRDDRAPSGYELGVTDLRIISNPTEEYPISKKEHGIDFLLDHRHLWLRSRRQRCIMSIRDRVILSCRNFLHRKGFMLVDSPILTGSIGEGADGLFELDYFDMGKAYLAQTGQLYLEAAAAAYGRVYCFGPTFRAEKSKTRRHLTEFWMIEPEAAFFEHQDNMALQEEMVSFIVKEVLEHHEKDLLFLERDVDQLAKAVDGPFHHITYDDAVKLLQKLGSDIPYGDDFGGDDETMLTQQFQRPVFVECYPKKVKAFYMKQHPEREDLVLCDDLLAPEGYGEIIGGSQREDDLDLLLSSIRAHGLPEDSYSWYLDLRRYGSFPHSGFGMGIERAVAWICGLKHIREAIPWPRTIYRLNP